The proteins below are encoded in one region of Populus alba chromosome 2, ASM523922v2, whole genome shotgun sequence:
- the LOC118042115 gene encoding uncharacterized protein isoform X1 has translation MANVYSHEGSGTSHVSGEGSDATIELNIKTLDSQIYSFQVDKNMPVSVFKEKIANEISIPVSQQRLIFRGRVLKDEHLLSEYQVENGHTLHVVARQPTQPQPSAGTSSGDTMGNNSNQVNDASAGGPRNRIGQVSHSVVLETFNDGDQGEGIVPDVSRVIGAVLNLFGASGQTATSSIGGMQSSNMPIFTGLASQGSETGGLRGNVGGQSSAGNQTRSGQPFQSAPQVVQVPLSAAIPVPSLHSPIPDSLNTLSEFITRMERVLAQNGNQPNTSTRSMEDPPRVELPSNARGYPTPEALSIVLRHAARLLSGPATTALSHIAGCLEQNGSSTDPAIRGQIQTETMQVGLAMQHLGALFLELGRTILTLRMGQPPIEPSVNAGPAVYISPSGPNPIMVQPFPLQTNSLFGSSVPPSNPMAFSPVGVGNAPRHVNIHIHAGTSLASVIPTLGTRTSGTGMQGEHGNAAGLGVSGPEQALPARNVVAASVPSPSAGVTVAAQPGLGLSNSQPPSDSMSLSSIMSGINSQLRQLAGNRQGGNQLASGSAGSVAGNNPTNLQMNSTVVNGAGESNVSLPGVMSECHGQKAQVHDNDPLSLKDIPSSLVGVSSSSVNIPSSSVNIPSSSVECPNVETSQKSQDASQNASSSSTKAVPLGLGLGSLDRKRRTKQPNSLGSGDSGTTSTHLNRNPEAGISGRQLLQSLASRSSSTNRAGASDTPPDPVAPLPGQVMEGRPPRDLSADGQFDSASAMSQALHSPVMNNLFAGVSEQTGVGSPNVFRNMLQQLTQNPQIMNTVSQIAQQVDGQDLGNMFSGLGSGQGGGFDLSGMVRQMMPVVSQVLGHGSPTPQLFPTPESEPQMRSNERESIGAENPNDNNIQINLHEVAQRIEQFAAPQDVFQAIVGNAVRLNGNGSNAEDIQHELNNNEDLASNYVEMLQRDIQRRLQDAYGEDKC, from the exons ATGGCAAATGTGTACTCTCATGAAGGCTCTGGCACAAGCCATGTTTCTGGAGAAGGTTCAGATGCAACTATAGAGCTCAATATCAAGACTTTAGATTCTCAGATTTATAGTTTTCAGGTTGACAAAAAT ATGCCAGTTTCCGTATTCAAGGAGAAAATAGCAAATGAAATCAGTATACCGGTGAGTCAGCAACGGCTGATTTTCAGGGGAAGGGTTTTGAAGGATGAACATCTCCTTTCCGAATATC AAGTGGAAAATGGGCATACACTGCACGTGGTTGCAAGGCAGCCTACCCAACCACAACCTTCAGCTGGTACAAGCTCTGGGGATACAATGGGGAATAATAGTAATCAGG TAAACGATGCAAGCGCTGGTGGCCCCCGAAATCGCATTGGGCAAGTATCTCACAGTGTGGTTCTTGAGACATTTAATGATGGGGACCAAGGGGAAGGCATTGTTCCAGATGTCTCTCGg GTTATTGGGGCTGTTCTAAACTTGTTTGGAGCTAGTGGCCAGACAGCAACCAGCAGCATAGGTGGCATGCAATCATCAAATATG CCAATTTTTACTGGTCTAGCTTCTCAGGGAAGTGAAACTGGTGGATTGCGGGGCAATGTTGGTGGTCAGAGCTCTGCAGGAAATCAAACACGGTCTGGCCAGCCATTTCAATCAGCACCTCAAGTTGTGCAAGTTCCTTTGTCTGCAGCTATACCTGTTCCTTCACTTCATTCG CCAATTCCTGATTCTTTGAACACGCTTTCTGAGTTCATTACACGCATGGAACGGGTCCTAGCTCAAAATG GTAATCAGCCAAATACATCAACAAGAAGCATGGAAGACCCACCAAGGGTAGAATTACCTTCCAATGCACGGGGCTATCCGACGCCTGAAGCATTGAGCATTGTTTTACGTCATGCAGCACGGCTTCTCAGTGGTCCCGCAACAACTGCATTATCT CATATTGCAGGATGCCTGGAACAAAATGGTTCCTCTACTGATCCTGCTATAAGGGGTCAAATTCAGACAGAAACAATGCAAGTAGGCCTTGCAATGCAACATCTAGGTGCTCTTTTTCTGGAGCTTGGTCGCACAATCTTGACGCTACGTATGGGACAACCTCCA ATAGAACCTTCTGTAAATGCTGGGCCTGCTGTTTATATTTCTCCATCAGGGCCTAATCCCATAATGGTCCAG CCTTTTCCTCTTCAAACCAATTCCCTTTTTGGTAGTTCGGTTCCACCATCAAATCCCATGGCATTCAGTCCTGTTGGTGTTGGAAATGCTCCAAGGCATGTAAACATTCATATACATGCTG GGACCTCGCTAGCATCTGTTATTCCAACCTTAGGTACCAGGACAAGTGGTACAGGGATGCAGGGAGAACATGGTAATGCTGCTGGTTTGGGTGTTTCAGGCCCAGAGCAGGCGCTGCCAGCAAGAAATGTTGTTGCAGCATCAGTCCCTTCACCCTCAGCAGGTGTTACAGTTGCCGCACAACCTGGTCTTGGGCTTTCAAATTCACAGCCACCTTCTGATTCCATGTCATTAAGCTCTATAATGAGCGGAATAAACTCGCAACTGAGACAACTTGCTGGCAATAGGCAAGGAGGAAACCAGCTCGCATCAG GCTCTGCTGGATCTGTAGCAGGTAATAATCCAACAAACTTACAGATGAATAGCACTGTGGTGAATGGAGCTGGGGAATCTAATGTGTCATTACCTGGAGTTATGTCAGAATGCCATGGCCAGAAG GCCCAAGTACATGACAATGATCCTTTGAGCTTGAAAGACATACCATCTTCTTTAGTGGGTGTATCGTCGTCTTCAGTGAACATACCGTCGTCTTCAGTGAATATACCGTCTTCTTCAGTGGAATGTCCTAATGTAGAAACTTCTCAGAAGTCTCAAGATGCTTCTCAAAATGCTTCCAGTTCCAGCACTAAAGCCGTTCCACTTGGTTTGGGTTTGGGGAGTTTGGACCGCAAG AGACGAACCAAGCAGCCAAACTCACTTGGTAGTGGTGATAGTGGAACAACCAGTACCCATCTCAATCGGAACCCAGAAGCTGGAATCAGTGGCCGACAGCTTTTACAGTCTCTCGCATCTCGCAGCTCTAGTACAAATAGGGCTGGTGCAAGTGACACACCCCCAGATCCAGTAGCCCCCCTTCCTGGGCAGGTCATGGAGGGTAGACCACCAAGAGATTTAAGTGCTGATGGCCAGTTTGACAGTGCTAGTGCTATGTCTCAAGCTCTACATAGTCCTGTTATGAATAATTTGTTCGCAGGGGTTTCAGAACAAACCGGTGTTGGTTCTCCCAATGTCTTCAGGAATATGTTGCAACAGCTCACTCAGAATCCCCAAATAATGAATACTGTCAGTCAGATTGCTCAGCAGGTTGATGGCCAAGATCTAGGAAATATGTTCTCAGGTTTAGGCAGTGGCCAAGGCGGCGGATTTGATCTGTCAGGGATGGTCCGACAAATGATGCCTGTTGTTTCCCAGGTTCTTGGCCATGGATCGCCTACTCCCCAGCTGTTTCCTACCCCAGAATCTGAACCCCAGATGCGATCCAATGAGAGGGAATCAATTGGAGCTGAAAATCCTAATGATAATAACATTCAG ATCAACCTCCACGAAGTGGCTCAGAGGATTGAACAGTTTGCTGCACCTCAAGATGTTTTTCAAGCCATTGTTGGCAATGCAGTAAGGTTGAATGGCAATGGAAGCAATGCTGAAGATATTCAGCATGAATTGAACAACAACGAGGATTTAGCCAGT AATTATGTAGAGATGCTGCAGCGTGATATTCAGCGGCGACTTCAGGATGCCTATGGGGAGGACAAGTGCTAA
- the LOC118041993 gene encoding uncharacterized protein: protein MASSSSAGNAAQNPRKSLGLVANAMKRKDSFIQLFAMTGIFLLSIRSLGQKYQIHDLQEDTIALKEEQKSLTDRMKNIKRSLLHEASLDSSGLFASRLRLLFGEDL, encoded by the coding sequence ATGGCTTCCTCAAGCTCAGCAGGCAATGCAGCTCAAAACCCTAGAAAATCGTTAGGGTTAGTCGCAAATGCAATGAAACGCAAAGACAGCTTCATCCAGCTCTTTGCGATGACTGGGATTTTTCTCTTGAGCATCAGATCCCTTGGCCAAAAGTACCAAATCCACGACCTCCAGGAAGACACTATAGCTCTTAAAGAAGAGCAAAAAAGCCTAACCGATCGCATGAAGAATATAAAGCGCAGCCTCCTTCACGAAGCCTCTCTTGATTCCTCTGGTCTCTTCGCTTCTCGCCTTCGCCTTCTCTTCGGCGAGGACCTTTGA
- the LOC118042113 gene encoding alcohol dehydrogenase-like 7 — MDGENFSVEAGIKPILCKAAVARKPGEPLVIEEIIVAPPSHHEVRVRIICTSLCHSDVTFWKLKDLPAVFPRILGHEAIGVVESVGEDVDEVVEGDVVIPVFLPDCGDCADCKSKKSNLCSKLPFQLSPWMPRDKTSRFTNLKGEVLYHFLNVSSFSEYTVVDTAHIVKIDPSIPPSKAFLLSCGVSTGVGAAWRTANVEAGSTVVIFGLGSIGLAVAEGARISGATKIIGVDVNQEKFEIAKKFGVTDLVNVEECGDTPVSQVINEMTGGGADYCFECVGLVSLMEQAYACCRKGWGKTVILGVEKPESRISLPCVDVVHSGKTLTGALFGGLKAKSDIPILLKRYMDKELELDKFVTHEVIFEDINKAFDLLIEGKSLRCVIWMDKQASYSKGVCIS; from the exons ATGGATGGAGAGAATTTCTCAGTCGAAGCAGGGATCAAACCAATTCTATGCAAAG CTGCGGTGGCTCGCAAACCAGGAGAGCCTCTCGTAATAGAGGAGATAATCGTGGCTCCTCCGAGTCATCATGAAGTTCGTGTACGAATTATCTGCACCTCTCTCTGTCACAGTGATGTCACTTTTTGGAAATTGAAG GATCTTCCTGCTGTTTTTCCAAGAATACTTGGCCATGAGGCTATCGG AGTGGTGGAGAGTGTAGGGGAGGATGTAGATGAGGTCGTCGAAGGAGATGTTGTGATTCCTGTGTTCTTGCCAGATTGTGGAGATTGTGCAGACTGCAAATCAAAAAAGAGTAATCTTTGTTCGAAACTTCCCTTCCAGCTCTCTCCTTGGATGCCTAGAGATAAGACCAGTAGATTCACCAACCTAAAAGGAGAGGTTCTATACCATTTCCTAAATGTATCAAGTTTTAGTGAGTATACAGTGGTGGACACTGCCCATATTGTAAAGATTGATCCTTCAATCCCACCAAGTAAAGCATTCCTACTAAGTTGTGGAGTATCAACAG GGGTTGGAGCTGCATGGAGAACTGCAAATGTTGAGGCAGGGTCAACTGTTGTCATATTTGGGCTTGGGTCAATCGGCTTAGCA GTTGCAGAGGGTGCCAGAATAAGCGGCGCTACTAAGATTATAGGGGTGGATGTGAATCAAGAAAAGTTCGAAATTG CAAAAAAATTTGGAGTCACAGACTTAGTCAATGTTGAAGAATGCGGGGATACACCTGTGAGCCAG GTGATCAATGAAATGACTGGTGGGGGAGCAGACTACTGCTTTGAATGTGTTGGTTTGGTGTCCTTGATGGAGCAAGCATATGCTTGCTGTCGAAAG GGATGGGGAAAGACAGTCATCTTAGGAGTGGAAAAACCAGAGTCACGGATCTCCCTTCCGTGTGTGGATGTCGTTCACAGTGGGAAAACCCTCACCGGAGCCTTGTTTGGTGGTCTCAAAGCTAAATCTGATATTCCAATTCTCCTAAAGCGTTACATGGACAAG gAGCTGGAGTTGGATAAGTTTGTGACCCATGAGGTCATTTTTGAAGACATTAACAAAGCCTTCGATTTATTAATTGAAGGAAAGAGTCTCCGATGTGTAATTTGGATGGACAAACAAGCAAGCTACTCCAAAGGTGTTTGTATATCATGA
- the LOC118042110 gene encoding uncharacterized protein yields MAGVDKTHDYETKTKAGEESGAAETRDRGLFGFMGKKKEEKPQEEVPATEYEEKIHRSDNSYPGDREKKHEHTTVPSNTETPLEPEKKKSYFEQAKDMIPAYKKTEDAPPSPTEAAVHPTETPLEPEKKSYFEQAKGMIPAYKKTEDSPPSPSEAAVHPTETPLEPEKKSYFEQAKGMIPAYKKTEDAPPSPTEAAVHPTETPLEQEKKKSYFEQAKERIPTFKKSEDAPPSPAKAAVHHTETPLEPEEKRGFFDQAKERIPPFKKTEEVSPRPAKAPLEPEEKRGFFDQAKERTPGYKKTEEVSPRPAKAPLEPEEKRGFFEQAKERTPGFKKTEEVSPRPAKSAYSEGAFSQTETPFEPEEKKGFLDKVKEKVPAHKTEEVLPPPAESAFPHTKTPFEPEEKKGFLDKVKEKEPAQKKTEEVPHPPAAAFSHTNTPFEPEEKRGFLKEKVPTHKKTEEFPFPAKPAYTEAAVSNTNTPHEPEEKRGLLDKIKDKMPGHKKTEEVPPSEFDSTENVVSHKGEPPVKKGMMEKIKDKLPGHRPQI; encoded by the exons ATGGCTGGGGTAGATAAGACCCACGATTATGAGACCAAGACCAAAGCTGGTGAAGAGAGTGGTGCTGCTGAGACCAGGGATCGTGGGTTGTTTGGTTTCAtggggaagaaaaaagaagagaagccTCAAGAGGAGGTGCCTGCCACTGAGTATGAAGAGAAAATTCATCGATCAGACAACAGTTAT CCTGGTGACAGGGAGAAGAAACATGAGCATACCACTGTTCCTTCTAACACAGAGACACCCCTTGaaccagagaagaagaagagctacTTTGAGCAAGCCAAGGACATGATACCAGCGTATAAGAAAACTGAAGACGCCCCTCCTTCTCCAACTGAAGCCGCAGTTCATCCAACAGAGACGCCCCTTGAACCAGAGAAGAAGAGTTACTTTGAGCAAGCCAAGGGCATGATACCAGCGTATAAGAAAACTGAAGACAGCCCTCCTTCTCCATCTGAAGCCGCAGTTCATCCCACAGAGACGCCCCTTGAACCAGAGAAGAAGAGTTACTTTGAGCAAGCCAAGGGCATGATACCAGCGTATAAGAAAACTGAAGACGCCCCTCCTTCTCCAACTGAAGCCGCAGTTCATCCCACGGAGACGCCCCTTgaacaagagaagaagaagagttacTTTGAGCAAGCCAAGGAGAGAATACCAACATTTAAGAAAAGTGAAGACGCCCCTCCTTCTCCGGCTAAAGCCGCAGTTCATCACACAGAGACACCCCTTGAACCAGAGGAGAAGAGGGGTTTCTTTGACCAAGCCAAGGAGAGAATACCACCATTTAAGAAAACTGAAGAGGTCTCTCCCCGTCCAGCTAAAGCACCCCTTGAACCAGAGGAGAAGAGGGGTTTCTTTGACCAAGCCAAGGAGAGAACACCAGGATATAAGAAAACTGAAGAGGTCTCTCCCCGTCCAGCTAAAGCACCCCTTGAACCAGAGGAGAAGAGGGGTTTCTTTGAGCAAGCCAAGGAGAGAACACCAGGATTTAAGAAAACTGAAGAGGTCTCTCCCCGTCCAGCTAAATCTGCTTATAGTGAAGGTGCATTTTCTCAGACAGAGACACCCTTTGAACCGGAGGAGAAGAAGGGTTTCCTTGACAAAGTCAAGGAGAAAGTGCCAGCACATAAAACTGAAGAGGTCCTTCCTCCTCCAGCTGAATCTGCATTTCCTCACACAAAGACACCCTTTGAACCCGAGGAAAAGAAGGGCTTCCTAGACAAAGTCAAGGAGAAAGAGCCAGCACAGAAGAAAACTGAAGAGGTCCCTCACCCTCCAGCTGCCGCATTTTCTCACACAAATACGCCATTTGAACCGGAAGAGAAGAGGGGTTTTCTCAAGGAGAAAGTGCCAACACATAAGAAAACCGAGGAGTTCCCTTTTCCAGCTAAACCTGCTTATACTGAAGCTGCAGTTTCAAACACAAATACACCCCATGAACCAGAAGAGAAGAGGGGTTTACTTGACAAAATCAAGGATAAAATGCCGGGACATAAAAAAACTGAAGAGGTCCCTCCATCTGAATTTGATTCTACTGAAAATGTAGTTTCCCATAAAGGAGAGCCTCCGGTGAAAAAGGGAATGATGGAGAAGATCAAGGATAAGCTTCCTGGGCACCGCCCCCAAATATGA
- the LOC118042115 gene encoding uncharacterized protein isoform X2, with the protein MANVYSHEGSGTSHVSGEGSDATIELNIKTLDSQIYSFQVDKNMPVSVFKEKIANEISIPVSQQRLIFRGRVLKDEHLLSEYQVENGHTLHVVARQPTQPQPSAGTSSGDTMGNNSNQVNDASAGGPRNRIGQVSHSVVLETFNDGDQGEGIVPDVSRVIGAVLNLFGASGQTATSSIGGMQSSNMGSETGGLRGNVGGQSSAGNQTRSGQPFQSAPQVVQVPLSAAIPVPSLHSPIPDSLNTLSEFITRMERVLAQNGNQPNTSTRSMEDPPRVELPSNARGYPTPEALSIVLRHAARLLSGPATTALSHIAGCLEQNGSSTDPAIRGQIQTETMQVGLAMQHLGALFLELGRTILTLRMGQPPIEPSVNAGPAVYISPSGPNPIMVQPFPLQTNSLFGSSVPPSNPMAFSPVGVGNAPRHVNIHIHAGTSLASVIPTLGTRTSGTGMQGEHGNAAGLGVSGPEQALPARNVVAASVPSPSAGVTVAAQPGLGLSNSQPPSDSMSLSSIMSGINSQLRQLAGNRQGGNQLASGSAGSVAGNNPTNLQMNSTVVNGAGESNVSLPGVMSECHGQKAQVHDNDPLSLKDIPSSLVGVSSSSVNIPSSSVNIPSSSVECPNVETSQKSQDASQNASSSSTKAVPLGLGLGSLDRKRRTKQPNSLGSGDSGTTSTHLNRNPEAGISGRQLLQSLASRSSSTNRAGASDTPPDPVAPLPGQVMEGRPPRDLSADGQFDSASAMSQALHSPVMNNLFAGVSEQTGVGSPNVFRNMLQQLTQNPQIMNTVSQIAQQVDGQDLGNMFSGLGSGQGGGFDLSGMVRQMMPVVSQVLGHGSPTPQLFPTPESEPQMRSNERESIGAENPNDNNIQINLHEVAQRIEQFAAPQDVFQAIVGNAVRLNGNGSNAEDIQHELNNNEDLASNYVEMLQRDIQRRLQDAYGEDKC; encoded by the exons ATGGCAAATGTGTACTCTCATGAAGGCTCTGGCACAAGCCATGTTTCTGGAGAAGGTTCAGATGCAACTATAGAGCTCAATATCAAGACTTTAGATTCTCAGATTTATAGTTTTCAGGTTGACAAAAAT ATGCCAGTTTCCGTATTCAAGGAGAAAATAGCAAATGAAATCAGTATACCGGTGAGTCAGCAACGGCTGATTTTCAGGGGAAGGGTTTTGAAGGATGAACATCTCCTTTCCGAATATC AAGTGGAAAATGGGCATACACTGCACGTGGTTGCAAGGCAGCCTACCCAACCACAACCTTCAGCTGGTACAAGCTCTGGGGATACAATGGGGAATAATAGTAATCAGG TAAACGATGCAAGCGCTGGTGGCCCCCGAAATCGCATTGGGCAAGTATCTCACAGTGTGGTTCTTGAGACATTTAATGATGGGGACCAAGGGGAAGGCATTGTTCCAGATGTCTCTCGg GTTATTGGGGCTGTTCTAAACTTGTTTGGAGCTAGTGGCCAGACAGCAACCAGCAGCATAGGTGGCATGCAATCATCAAATATG GGAAGTGAAACTGGTGGATTGCGGGGCAATGTTGGTGGTCAGAGCTCTGCAGGAAATCAAACACGGTCTGGCCAGCCATTTCAATCAGCACCTCAAGTTGTGCAAGTTCCTTTGTCTGCAGCTATACCTGTTCCTTCACTTCATTCG CCAATTCCTGATTCTTTGAACACGCTTTCTGAGTTCATTACACGCATGGAACGGGTCCTAGCTCAAAATG GTAATCAGCCAAATACATCAACAAGAAGCATGGAAGACCCACCAAGGGTAGAATTACCTTCCAATGCACGGGGCTATCCGACGCCTGAAGCATTGAGCATTGTTTTACGTCATGCAGCACGGCTTCTCAGTGGTCCCGCAACAACTGCATTATCT CATATTGCAGGATGCCTGGAACAAAATGGTTCCTCTACTGATCCTGCTATAAGGGGTCAAATTCAGACAGAAACAATGCAAGTAGGCCTTGCAATGCAACATCTAGGTGCTCTTTTTCTGGAGCTTGGTCGCACAATCTTGACGCTACGTATGGGACAACCTCCA ATAGAACCTTCTGTAAATGCTGGGCCTGCTGTTTATATTTCTCCATCAGGGCCTAATCCCATAATGGTCCAG CCTTTTCCTCTTCAAACCAATTCCCTTTTTGGTAGTTCGGTTCCACCATCAAATCCCATGGCATTCAGTCCTGTTGGTGTTGGAAATGCTCCAAGGCATGTAAACATTCATATACATGCTG GGACCTCGCTAGCATCTGTTATTCCAACCTTAGGTACCAGGACAAGTGGTACAGGGATGCAGGGAGAACATGGTAATGCTGCTGGTTTGGGTGTTTCAGGCCCAGAGCAGGCGCTGCCAGCAAGAAATGTTGTTGCAGCATCAGTCCCTTCACCCTCAGCAGGTGTTACAGTTGCCGCACAACCTGGTCTTGGGCTTTCAAATTCACAGCCACCTTCTGATTCCATGTCATTAAGCTCTATAATGAGCGGAATAAACTCGCAACTGAGACAACTTGCTGGCAATAGGCAAGGAGGAAACCAGCTCGCATCAG GCTCTGCTGGATCTGTAGCAGGTAATAATCCAACAAACTTACAGATGAATAGCACTGTGGTGAATGGAGCTGGGGAATCTAATGTGTCATTACCTGGAGTTATGTCAGAATGCCATGGCCAGAAG GCCCAAGTACATGACAATGATCCTTTGAGCTTGAAAGACATACCATCTTCTTTAGTGGGTGTATCGTCGTCTTCAGTGAACATACCGTCGTCTTCAGTGAATATACCGTCTTCTTCAGTGGAATGTCCTAATGTAGAAACTTCTCAGAAGTCTCAAGATGCTTCTCAAAATGCTTCCAGTTCCAGCACTAAAGCCGTTCCACTTGGTTTGGGTTTGGGGAGTTTGGACCGCAAG AGACGAACCAAGCAGCCAAACTCACTTGGTAGTGGTGATAGTGGAACAACCAGTACCCATCTCAATCGGAACCCAGAAGCTGGAATCAGTGGCCGACAGCTTTTACAGTCTCTCGCATCTCGCAGCTCTAGTACAAATAGGGCTGGTGCAAGTGACACACCCCCAGATCCAGTAGCCCCCCTTCCTGGGCAGGTCATGGAGGGTAGACCACCAAGAGATTTAAGTGCTGATGGCCAGTTTGACAGTGCTAGTGCTATGTCTCAAGCTCTACATAGTCCTGTTATGAATAATTTGTTCGCAGGGGTTTCAGAACAAACCGGTGTTGGTTCTCCCAATGTCTTCAGGAATATGTTGCAACAGCTCACTCAGAATCCCCAAATAATGAATACTGTCAGTCAGATTGCTCAGCAGGTTGATGGCCAAGATCTAGGAAATATGTTCTCAGGTTTAGGCAGTGGCCAAGGCGGCGGATTTGATCTGTCAGGGATGGTCCGACAAATGATGCCTGTTGTTTCCCAGGTTCTTGGCCATGGATCGCCTACTCCCCAGCTGTTTCCTACCCCAGAATCTGAACCCCAGATGCGATCCAATGAGAGGGAATCAATTGGAGCTGAAAATCCTAATGATAATAACATTCAG ATCAACCTCCACGAAGTGGCTCAGAGGATTGAACAGTTTGCTGCACCTCAAGATGTTTTTCAAGCCATTGTTGGCAATGCAGTAAGGTTGAATGGCAATGGAAGCAATGCTGAAGATATTCAGCATGAATTGAACAACAACGAGGATTTAGCCAGT AATTATGTAGAGATGCTGCAGCGTGATATTCAGCGGCGACTTCAGGATGCCTATGGGGAGGACAAGTGCTAA